A stretch of the Nothobranchius furzeri strain GRZ-AD chromosome 5, NfurGRZ-RIMD1, whole genome shotgun sequence genome encodes the following:
- the LOC129163390 gene encoding histidine N-acetyltransferase: MGDAFGLVYCLAKEEDYEQVMKICTSKDYNGLDYLPAFFHRWLKEPGRIVLLAWMKDRVVALESALLVDGGQTVVFQGRRVVSDLRGSGIAGVLHSHVTSYIRSQYPEVCAVRMSRGDHPSERILSKYRLVAKEAIVSVCCEAADLSAFITELRSKTHSSCRGAVTLSQHQAETLILSDHVISNLLPGKTIINDWEPLKPVEANLEVLRRRELTFIADHESEPSALSLGTPPYAVPYRHDALRVNINIFGHNLVSVCAVFLAQLEALQPKVTGFLILQTYLNPAVWEGFRQFCQNNSRVSFLRDYWEDVILESDL; the protein is encoded by the exons ATGGGGGACGCCTTTGGTTTGGTCTACTGTCTGGCTAAGGAGGAGGACTATGAGCAG GTCATGAAGATCTGCACTTCAAAGGACTACAACGGACTGGACTACCTGCCTGCCTTCTTTCACCGCTGGCTGAAGGAACCTGGACGGATCGTCCTCTTGGCTTGGATGAAAGACAGAGTG GTGGCGCTGGAATCTGCCTTGCTCGTGGATGGGGGTCAGACGGTTGTGTTTCAGGGTCGCAGGGTGGTTTCTGACCTCAGAGGCAGTGGCATCGCTGGCGTCCTCCACAGTCATGTGACCTCCTACATCCGCAGTCAGTACCCAGAAGTCTGTGCTGTCAGAATGAGCCGAGGAGACCATCCTTCAGAACGAATCCTGTCTAAGTACAGACTTGTTGCTAAAGAG GCCATAGTGTCTGTATGCTGTGAGGCAGCCGACCTCAGCGCCTTCATCACTGAGCTACGATCTAAAACACACTCTTCCTGCCGTGGGGCGGTTACTCTGAGCCAGCACCAGGCGGAGACTCTGATCCTCAGTGACCATGTGATTTCCAACCTGCTGCCTGGGAAAACCATCATCAATGACTGGGAGCCTCTGAAGCCCGTGGAAGCCAACCTGGAGGTGCTGCGCCGCAGAGAGCTTACCTTCATAGCAGATCACGAGTCAGAACCATCTGCCCTCAGCCTGGGCACGCCCCCGTACGCTGTCCCTTATCGCCATGACGCTCTTCGCGTCAACATCAACATCTTTGGTCACAATCTGGTGTCTGTGTGTGCTGTGTTTCTGGCTCAGCTTGAAGCTCTGCAGCCTAAGGTCACAGGTTTCCTGATTTTACAGACCTACCTGAATCCTGCAGTCTGGGAGGGTTTTCGTCAGTTCTGCCAGAATAATTCAAGGGTGTCGTTTTTAAGGGACTACTGGGAGGATGTGATCCTGGAGTCGGACCtctga
- the atp2c1 gene encoding calcium-transporting ATPase type 2C member 1 isoform X1, producing the protein MFGFCFSSRQQSKKNQEMLQQLSENQPCSEDETMVPVLTSRKASELPVNEVACVLQADLQSGLTQEEVNRRRTYHGWNEFDISEEEPLWWKYICQFKDPLILLLLASAVISVVMHQLDDAISITVAIIIVVTVAFVQEYRSEKSLEELGKLMPPECHCIRDGHLEHLLARELVPGDTVCLSVGERVPADLRLFEATDLCVDESSLTGETTPSSKSTSHQPAAINGDIASRSNIAFMGTLVRCGKAKGIVIGTGEDSEFGEIFKMMQAEEAPKTPLQKSMDLLGKQLSLYSFCIIGVIMLVGWLQGKKILDMFTIGVSLAVAAIPEGLPIVVTVTLALGVMRMVKKRAIVKKLPIVETLGCCNVICSDKTGTLTKNEMTVTQIFTSEGLHAEVTGVGYNGAGEVLLDGAVVHGFSCPSISKIVEVGCVCNDSAIRNHSLLGRPTEGALIALAMKMGLESVQKEYVRLEEHPFTSEQKWMAVRCVHCTQQDKTGVYFVKGAYEQVIRFCSSYNSRGAALPLTSQQRELYQQQISYMGTSGLRVLAFASGAQMGSLTFLGLVGIIDPPREGVKEAVATLISSGVAIKMITGDSQETAVSIASRLSLFSKGCQCLSGEEVDQLDLQQLSYVVPRISVFYRASPRHKLKIVKSLQNLGAVVAMTGDGVNDAVALKAADIGVAMGQTGTDVCKEAADMILVDDDFQTILSAIEEGKGIYNNIKNFVCFQLSTSIAALTLISLATLMNFPNPLNAMQILWINIIMDGPPAQSLGVEPVDRDVIRKPPRNVKDSIITRSLIVKVLVSAFIIVCGTLFVFWRELQDNMITPRDTTMTFTCFVFFDMFNALSSRSQTRMVHEMGLCSNKAFCFAVLASIMGQLLVIYFPPLQNIFQTESLSLLDLLLLVTLTSSVCIVSEVIKKMERLWRAERRPPPDSSLDV; encoded by the exons ATGTTTGGTTTTTGTTTTTCATCTCGGCAGCAGTCTAAGAAAAATCAAGAGATGCTGCAGCAG CTTTCCGAAAACCAACCCTGCAGTGAAGATGAGACCATGGTCCCAGTACTAACGTCCAGGAAAGCCAGTGAACTGCCAGTTAATGAAGTAGCGTGTGTCCTACAG GCGGACCTGCAGTCGGGTTTGACCCAGGAGGAGGTGAACCGGAGGAGAACTTACCACGGCTGGAACGAGTTCGACATCAGTGAAGAAGAGCCGCTATGGTGGAAGTACATCTGCCAG TTCAAAGACCctctcatcctgctgctgctggcCTCGGCTGTCATCAGCGTCGTCATGCACCAGCTGGACGATGCCATCAGCATCACGGTG GCCATCATCATCGTGGTGACCGTGGCCTTCGTTCAG GAGTACCGCTCAGAGAAGTCTCTAGAGGAGCTCGGGAAGCTGATGCCTCCAGAATGCCACTG TATCAGGGATGGACACCTGGAGCACCTGCTGGCCCGGGAGCTGGTTCCTGGAGACACCGTCTGCCTGTCGGTGGGAGAGAGGGTCCCTGCAGACCTCCGTCTCTTTGAG GCGACCGACTTGTGTGTGGATGAGTCCAGTTTAACGGGGGAAACGACCCCCAGCTCCAAATCCACCTCCCACCAGCCGGCAGCCATCAACGGAGACATCGCCTCTCGGAGTAACATCGCCTTCATGGGGACACTGgtgcgctgcggcaaagccaag GGAATCGTCATCGGAACCGGAGAAGACTCTGAGTTTGGGGAGATATTTAAGATGATGCAGGCTGAGGAG GCTCCTAAGACTCCTCTACAGAAGAGCATGGACCTGTTGGGGAAGCAGCTGTCTCTTTACTCCTTCTGCatcatag GGGTCATCATGCTGGTGGGATGGCTGCAGGGGAAGAAGATCCTGGACATGTTTACCATCGGAGTCAG TCTGGCGGTAGCCGCCATCCCAGAGGGCTTACCCATTGTGGTGACGGTGACGCTGGCGCTGGGCGTCATGCGTATGGTGAAGAAGAGGGCCATCGTCAAGAAGCTTCCCATCGTAGAGACTCTGG GTTGCTGTAATGTGATCTGCTCTGATAAAACTGGAACTCTGACCAAAAACGAGATGACCGTCACTCAGATTTTCACATCAGAAGGACTCCACGCTGAG GTGACAGGTGTCGGTTACAATGGAGCTGGAGAGGTTTTACTGGATGGCGCGGTCGTCCACGGCTTTTCCTGCCCTTCCATCAGTAAAATTGTAGAG GTCGGCTGTGTGTGTAACGACTCGGCCATCAGGAACCACAGCCTGCTGGGACGTCCTACCGAGGGGGCGCTGATCGCCCTTGCCATGaag ATGGGCCTGGAGAGCGTGCAGAAGGAGTACGTCCGTCTGGAGGAGCATCCCTTCACCTCAGAGCAGAAGTGGATGGCTGTTCGTTGTGTTCACTGCACTCAGCAG gatAAGACTGGTGTGTACTTCGTGAAGGGAGCTTATGAGCAGGTGATTCGCTTCTGCAGCTCATATAACAGTAGAGGAGCAGCACTTCCTCTCACCTCCCAGCAGAGGGAGCTCTACCAGCAGCAGATCAGCTATATGGGCACCTCCGGACTCAGAG TGCTGGCGTTCGCCTCGGGGGCTCAGATGGGGAGCCTGACCTTCCTGGGCCTGGTGGGCATCATTGACCCTCCCAGAGAAGGCGTTAAAGAGGCCGTCGCTACGCTCATTAGCTCCGGTGTCGCCATTAAGATGATCACAGGAGACTCTCAGGAGACCGCCGTGTCCATAG CCAGCCGTCTGAGTCTTTTCTCTAAAGGGTGTCAGTGTTTATCAGGAGAGGAAGTGGATCAGCTGGACCTGCAGCAGCTGTCATATGTTGTCCCCAGA ATATCTGTGTTTTATCGAGCCAGCCCCAGACACAAGCTGAAGATTGTGAAG TCGCTGCAGAATCTCGGCGCCGTGGTGGCCATGACGGGGGACGGCGTGAACGACGCCGTGGCTCTGAAAGCTGCCGACATCGGCGTGGCGATGGGTCAGACGGGCACAGACGTCTGCAAGGAGGCTGCTGACATGATCCTGGTGGACGACGACTTTCAGACCATCTT GTCGGCCATCGAAGAAGGAAAAGGGATTTATAACAACATCAAAAACTTTGTGTGCTTCCAGCTGAGCAC GAGCATTGCAGCATTGACACTCATCTCCTTGGCAACGCTGATGAACTTCCCAAATCCACTGAACGCCATGCAGATCCTATGGATCAACATTATCATGGATGGACCGCCCGCTCAGAG TTTGGGGGTGGAGCCTGTGGATCGTGATGTCATCAGGAAGCCTCCTCGTAATGTGAAGGACAGCATCATCACCCGCTCTCTGATTGTCAAGGTCCTGGTCTCTGCCTTCATCATTGTCTGCGGGACACTGTtcgtcttctggagagag ttGCAGGACAACATGATCACTCCTCGGGACACCACCATGACCTTCACCTGCTTCGTCTTCTTCGATATGTTCAATGCTCTTAGCTCGCGCTCCCAG ACCCGAATGGTCCATGAGATGGGTCTGTGCAGCAACAAGGCCTTCTGCTTTGCCGTCCTGGCCTCCATCATGGGGCAGCTCCTCGTCATCTACTTCCCTCCTCTGCAGAACATCTTCCAGACGGAGAGCCTAAGCCTACTTG ACTTGCTTCTCCTGGTGACCCTCACCTCCTCGGTGTGCATCGTGTCGGAGGTCATTAAGAAGATGGAGAGGCTATGGAGAGCTGAGAGGCGCCCTCCCCCTGACTCCTCACTGGATGTATGA
- the atp2c1 gene encoding calcium-transporting ATPase type 2C member 1 isoform X2 translates to MLKKRELLLSENQPCSEDETMVPVLTSRKASELPVNEVACVLQADLQSGLTQEEVNRRRTYHGWNEFDISEEEPLWWKYICQFKDPLILLLLASAVISVVMHQLDDAISITVAIIIVVTVAFVQEYRSEKSLEELGKLMPPECHCIRDGHLEHLLARELVPGDTVCLSVGERVPADLRLFEATDLCVDESSLTGETTPSSKSTSHQPAAINGDIASRSNIAFMGTLVRCGKAKGIVIGTGEDSEFGEIFKMMQAEEAPKTPLQKSMDLLGKQLSLYSFCIIGVIMLVGWLQGKKILDMFTIGVSLAVAAIPEGLPIVVTVTLALGVMRMVKKRAIVKKLPIVETLGCCNVICSDKTGTLTKNEMTVTQIFTSEGLHAEVTGVGYNGAGEVLLDGAVVHGFSCPSISKIVEVGCVCNDSAIRNHSLLGRPTEGALIALAMKMGLESVQKEYVRLEEHPFTSEQKWMAVRCVHCTQQDKTGVYFVKGAYEQVIRFCSSYNSRGAALPLTSQQRELYQQQISYMGTSGLRVLAFASGAQMGSLTFLGLVGIIDPPREGVKEAVATLISSGVAIKMITGDSQETAVSIASRLSLFSKGCQCLSGEEVDQLDLQQLSYVVPRISVFYRASPRHKLKIVKSLQNLGAVVAMTGDGVNDAVALKAADIGVAMGQTGTDVCKEAADMILVDDDFQTILSAIEEGKGIYNNIKNFVCFQLSTSIAALTLISLATLMNFPNPLNAMQILWINIIMDGPPAQSLGVEPVDRDVIRKPPRNVKDSIITRSLIVKVLVSAFIIVCGTLFVFWRELQDNMITPRDTTMTFTCFVFFDMFNALSSRSQTRMVHEMGLCSNKAFCFAVLASIMGQLLVIYFPPLQNIFQTESLSLLDLLLLVTLTSSVCIVSEVIKKMERLWRAERRPPPDSSLDV, encoded by the exons CTTTCCGAAAACCAACCCTGCAGTGAAGATGAGACCATGGTCCCAGTACTAACGTCCAGGAAAGCCAGTGAACTGCCAGTTAATGAAGTAGCGTGTGTCCTACAG GCGGACCTGCAGTCGGGTTTGACCCAGGAGGAGGTGAACCGGAGGAGAACTTACCACGGCTGGAACGAGTTCGACATCAGTGAAGAAGAGCCGCTATGGTGGAAGTACATCTGCCAG TTCAAAGACCctctcatcctgctgctgctggcCTCGGCTGTCATCAGCGTCGTCATGCACCAGCTGGACGATGCCATCAGCATCACGGTG GCCATCATCATCGTGGTGACCGTGGCCTTCGTTCAG GAGTACCGCTCAGAGAAGTCTCTAGAGGAGCTCGGGAAGCTGATGCCTCCAGAATGCCACTG TATCAGGGATGGACACCTGGAGCACCTGCTGGCCCGGGAGCTGGTTCCTGGAGACACCGTCTGCCTGTCGGTGGGAGAGAGGGTCCCTGCAGACCTCCGTCTCTTTGAG GCGACCGACTTGTGTGTGGATGAGTCCAGTTTAACGGGGGAAACGACCCCCAGCTCCAAATCCACCTCCCACCAGCCGGCAGCCATCAACGGAGACATCGCCTCTCGGAGTAACATCGCCTTCATGGGGACACTGgtgcgctgcggcaaagccaag GGAATCGTCATCGGAACCGGAGAAGACTCTGAGTTTGGGGAGATATTTAAGATGATGCAGGCTGAGGAG GCTCCTAAGACTCCTCTACAGAAGAGCATGGACCTGTTGGGGAAGCAGCTGTCTCTTTACTCCTTCTGCatcatag GGGTCATCATGCTGGTGGGATGGCTGCAGGGGAAGAAGATCCTGGACATGTTTACCATCGGAGTCAG TCTGGCGGTAGCCGCCATCCCAGAGGGCTTACCCATTGTGGTGACGGTGACGCTGGCGCTGGGCGTCATGCGTATGGTGAAGAAGAGGGCCATCGTCAAGAAGCTTCCCATCGTAGAGACTCTGG GTTGCTGTAATGTGATCTGCTCTGATAAAACTGGAACTCTGACCAAAAACGAGATGACCGTCACTCAGATTTTCACATCAGAAGGACTCCACGCTGAG GTGACAGGTGTCGGTTACAATGGAGCTGGAGAGGTTTTACTGGATGGCGCGGTCGTCCACGGCTTTTCCTGCCCTTCCATCAGTAAAATTGTAGAG GTCGGCTGTGTGTGTAACGACTCGGCCATCAGGAACCACAGCCTGCTGGGACGTCCTACCGAGGGGGCGCTGATCGCCCTTGCCATGaag ATGGGCCTGGAGAGCGTGCAGAAGGAGTACGTCCGTCTGGAGGAGCATCCCTTCACCTCAGAGCAGAAGTGGATGGCTGTTCGTTGTGTTCACTGCACTCAGCAG gatAAGACTGGTGTGTACTTCGTGAAGGGAGCTTATGAGCAGGTGATTCGCTTCTGCAGCTCATATAACAGTAGAGGAGCAGCACTTCCTCTCACCTCCCAGCAGAGGGAGCTCTACCAGCAGCAGATCAGCTATATGGGCACCTCCGGACTCAGAG TGCTGGCGTTCGCCTCGGGGGCTCAGATGGGGAGCCTGACCTTCCTGGGCCTGGTGGGCATCATTGACCCTCCCAGAGAAGGCGTTAAAGAGGCCGTCGCTACGCTCATTAGCTCCGGTGTCGCCATTAAGATGATCACAGGAGACTCTCAGGAGACCGCCGTGTCCATAG CCAGCCGTCTGAGTCTTTTCTCTAAAGGGTGTCAGTGTTTATCAGGAGAGGAAGTGGATCAGCTGGACCTGCAGCAGCTGTCATATGTTGTCCCCAGA ATATCTGTGTTTTATCGAGCCAGCCCCAGACACAAGCTGAAGATTGTGAAG TCGCTGCAGAATCTCGGCGCCGTGGTGGCCATGACGGGGGACGGCGTGAACGACGCCGTGGCTCTGAAAGCTGCCGACATCGGCGTGGCGATGGGTCAGACGGGCACAGACGTCTGCAAGGAGGCTGCTGACATGATCCTGGTGGACGACGACTTTCAGACCATCTT GTCGGCCATCGAAGAAGGAAAAGGGATTTATAACAACATCAAAAACTTTGTGTGCTTCCAGCTGAGCAC GAGCATTGCAGCATTGACACTCATCTCCTTGGCAACGCTGATGAACTTCCCAAATCCACTGAACGCCATGCAGATCCTATGGATCAACATTATCATGGATGGACCGCCCGCTCAGAG TTTGGGGGTGGAGCCTGTGGATCGTGATGTCATCAGGAAGCCTCCTCGTAATGTGAAGGACAGCATCATCACCCGCTCTCTGATTGTCAAGGTCCTGGTCTCTGCCTTCATCATTGTCTGCGGGACACTGTtcgtcttctggagagag ttGCAGGACAACATGATCACTCCTCGGGACACCACCATGACCTTCACCTGCTTCGTCTTCTTCGATATGTTCAATGCTCTTAGCTCGCGCTCCCAG ACCCGAATGGTCCATGAGATGGGTCTGTGCAGCAACAAGGCCTTCTGCTTTGCCGTCCTGGCCTCCATCATGGGGCAGCTCCTCGTCATCTACTTCCCTCCTCTGCAGAACATCTTCCAGACGGAGAGCCTAAGCCTACTTG ACTTGCTTCTCCTGGTGACCCTCACCTCCTCGGTGTGCATCGTGTCGGAGGTCATTAAGAAGATGGAGAGGCTATGGAGAGCTGAGAGGCGCCCTCCCCCTGACTCCTCACTGGATGTATGA